CTGCCTGAAGTAAATCAAGGTCTTTTTCATTTGAAGAATATGGATTTATTCTACTTTCTAAAATTTCTGTTTCCATTGGAATAATTCTCTTCTTCCTTTTTAAATAATCAAAAGCAGTGTTGATGAGAATCCGAGTCAACCATGTTGAAAAATAACTTTCTTCTTTTAAGTTTTTGATCGAAATAAAAGCTTTATATACCGTTTCTTGAAAAACTTCAAGCGTATCTTCTTCGTTTTTTAAATAGACGTAGGCAATTTTATACATTTTGACCTTTTCTTCCTCTATTAACTCCTGAAAAGCTTTATTATTACCATTTTTTGCACGCCGAACTTTCTTAATATTTGACAAAACTTGCCCCTCCTTTTCTCTAGTTGTTAGACAAAGCAGGTGTATAAAACGTTTCAATAAATACAAATTTTTTTATTGGTAATATATATTGTCATATTCGCAAAAATAACAACTTAGGCCTTTGCGTAAGTTAAAATAAGCACTTTTCTGCTGTATTACAGAGAAGTGCCCAATTGTCTAATAACAACTATTTATTTACCCAAACATCAAGAACTAGGTGTCTAGCTAAACCCGTTAAACATTACCCATGAACTAACGTTGAATCTTTTACCATTTCGGAAGTGATGAAAAATTATTCAATGATATTGAACAACCTCAAAACTCATTTTCATGTCTTTTGAAAAATTCATAGTATGTACGAACATTTTCTAGTTCCGTCCACCGTCCCACCTTAACAGGATTTTCATCAAGATTATAAATTTTTGCCCCCCTCATGGATAGAAGAAATGGAGAATGTGTTGATATTATAAACTGACAGCCGAAAAACCGGGCAGAGTCTTCAATAAATTGCACCAATTCCATCTGACGTTTTGGAGAAAGACTGTTTTCTGGCTCATCCAAAATATAAAGTCCGTTATCTCCAATCTTTTCAGTGAAATACTTGAATGCACTTTCCCCATTCGAATGCTCCCTCACATTATCCATCAATTCATTCCTTACAAAACGGGACTGAGTTTTACTTCTAGCTGTGTTAACTTTTTTTAACTTCTCATAATCCGCCATAGATTCCATCTGAAAATAGGAATATTTAGCATCAATATATTCTTCAAAAAGTTGTTCTCGTTTTTGGTCAATTCCCTCATTGAGATTCCTGATATTCAACATATAGTCAAATACATCATCACTAGTAATAATTCTACTATTTTCAGGAATGTTATTCTTAAGCTGCATCACACACATATTGACGTAATCAGGAAAGAAATTAGATTTATTATAGATAGAATCACGTTCGATTCCTGTTTTTTCAGCTATCACATTTAATGCAGTAGATTTCCCTGAACCATTTCCCCCATACAAAATCGTCAATGGCTCAAAAACAATATTTTCTAAGCCTTTTCTTGATAAAATTTTAAATGGATAAAACGAGTCATAGCACGTTCTTTTTATGTCCCAGAAAAAGTTAAGTTCTCTATCCTCATCTGGAAATAAAAAAGTATGTAAATAAACCATAATTTTCACCTTACCTATTGTATCTATTTTATTCTTTTAGTTACCAAGTCTATAGGATTGATATTTCGATTTCTAATAATCCTTAATATAAATATCCTTTATTGAAAGTCATCAGGTGCCCATATAGCAATATCGTCTTCAGGAGCTGCAACTATTAGCCATTCTTCACCAGAATATCCTGCACCATCTCCAGCTTGCCAACACTCATACATATCGTGGCGACCGTTTACAAACATCGTTAAACCGGATTGGAAAACAATGAAAATATTTGGTACAGTATCACCTAATTTGATATCAACAACTTTGTCTCTCCGTAATTGAAAGACTAACATGAATTCCTCTTCTTCAGTTAAGTCACCTTTTTCATACTCCGTATTAGGAAAATCATCGTTCATTTCAGATGGAAAGACAGTCCATTTTGACTCAATGTTGATCCAAAGTTCACTTGGTTCTTTCTTAGATGTATAATGAACAAATCGAATAAAAGTTGCACCTGGTCCAAAACCAAATTTAATCCCATCTAATTGGCTTTCAACAAATAAATGTTTAAGAGCCCTTTCGACAAACTCTCTTTGTGCAAAGTCCAAATTCTCACTTCTTTCTAAATCCATGATTTAAAGCGTCATGGTTATTTATTACTCAAAGAACCTTCATTCACAATATCTTTAATTTTAGCATATTATCATTTTTCGTTATTCTACAATATGGCCCTAAAATGAATAATGGCACATATCTATATTTCAGATTTGCGCCATTTTGTATAATATAGCTATACAGTTTTTTAAGTTTATAGGTAGATTCTTTTCTCTTCTTCAGTGATTATTCTAACGGTAATTTGGAGGATTCACTTCCTCAACCTGAATGAGGCCGTCATACTGTTCACTAGGGATAAATGTTTCTTCATCAATTCCTCCCCAAAACTTACTTGTTACTTCAGAATTCCACCAATATGTATTCGTTGCATCATCTTTTATATCAATATTTAAAAATGAAACGGGATATCCTGGTTGCTTTAGATGATACTCAATCGAGTTTTCTTTATGATCAGTGCGTACTTCAACAACTTCTCTGTTGTTGAATGTATTTTTCCCACTATACATATAAAGTCCTACTATATATAATTCTTCCTTAATAGTTTCTGGTAAATATTCTATCATATTCATATATAGTTTATTTCGATCCATTTTGATAGTTAATCTATTTTTCATAATATGATCATTATGTGCCCATACAATAAATTTTTCATCTGGATACATTTCTTCTAATAACCAGACTAAATTATCAGACATTATTTTGTCTCTTGATTCAAAATCACCTTTAGGATTCCCAACATTTTCTATAGTGTATCTTTCATTAAGAGACTTAATTCTTTGTTCAAAAATCTTTTTGAACCATTGTTTTTCATCCTCTCTTATACTTTGTCCCAATAAAGGTTCTCCTTGACTTAATTGACTCAACAGAGAGTTGTATTTCTCGATTAATGTTTTGCTTACCTCAAGCCAATTTTCTG
This region of Bacillus sp. SM2101 genomic DNA includes:
- a CDS encoding sigma-70 family RNA polymerase sigma factor; translated protein: MSNIKKVRRAKNGNNKAFQELIEEEKVKMYKIAYVYLKNEEDTLEVFQETVYKAFISIKNLKEESYFSTWLTRILINTAFDYLKRKKRIIPMETEILESRINPYSSNEKDLDLLQAVMELDEKYKTVLILRFYRDYSVKQIAELLNVPEGTVKTNIHRGVNLLRKKFKEECVNE
- a CDS encoding AAA family ATPase; translation: MVYLHTFLFPDEDRELNFFWDIKRTCYDSFYPFKILSRKGLENIVFEPLTILYGGNGSGKSTALNVIAEKTGIERDSIYNKSNFFPDYVNMCVMQLKNNIPENSRIITSDDVFDYMLNIRNLNEGIDQKREQLFEEYIDAKYSYFQMESMADYEKLKKVNTARSKTQSRFVRNELMDNVREHSNGESAFKYFTEKIGDNGLYILDEPENSLSPKRQMELVQFIEDSARFFGCQFIISTHSPFLLSMRGAKIYNLDENPVKVGRWTELENVRTYYEFFKRHENEF
- a CDS encoding erythromycin esterase family protein, whose translation is MKSFKSNIVFIFSTSLLLVILISGCSNQQESESTESSQRITNSEVIETMQYENTEHIKPIELESSDYSDLEFLKDILKDKRVVMLGESSHGVSEYSLIKSRLIKFLHEELDYNVVAFESGLAEIYAANEMLSDIGTIKGMKSSLFSVWHTDHNINLFKYIKEQKATENPINIVGFDMQPQNLYINYYFKDRHTDFTANIQSVELEYYELVYSYKSKNYPENWLEVSKTLIEKYNSLLSQLSQGEPLLGQSIREDEKQWFKKIFEQRIKSLNERYTIENVGNPKGDFESRDKIMSDNLVWLLEEMYPDEKFIVWAHNDHIMKNRLTIKMDRNKLYMNMIEYLPETIKEELYIVGLYMYSGKNTFNNREVVEVRTDHKENSIEYHLKQPGYPVSFLNIDIKDDATNTYWWNSEVTSKFWGGIDEETFIPSEQYDGLIQVEEVNPPNYR